The following proteins are co-located in the Spea bombifrons isolate aSpeBom1 chromosome 3, aSpeBom1.2.pri, whole genome shotgun sequence genome:
- the DYNLT1 gene encoding dynein light chain Tctex-type 1 produces the protein MDEFQTAEESSFVVDEVTNIIKESIESAIGGNAYQHNKVNQWTTNVVEQTLSQLTKLGKPFKYIVTCVIMQKNGAGLHTASSCFWDNSTDGSCTVRWENKTMYCIVSAFGLAI, from the exons ATGGACGAGTTTCAGACCGCGGAAGAG tCTTCCTTTGTTGTGGATGAAGTAACCAACATTATAAAAGAG TCTATAGAAAGTGCAATAGGAGGAAATGCCTACCAACATAACAAGGTCAACCAATGGACCACCAATGTGGTGGAGCAAACACTGAGCCAACTTACAAAACTGGGCAAGCCATTCAAGTACATCG tgACTTGTGTCATTATGCAGAAAAATGGTGCAGGACTTCACACTGCAAGCTCCTGTTTCTGGGACAACTCAACAGATG gAAGCTGTACAGTGAGATGGGAGAACAAAACTATGTACTGTATAGTCAGTGCCTTTGGACTTGCAATATAG